The Spartinivicinus poritis DNA segment AGGCTAGCTCTATACTACTTACTTAAAATTCACTTAGCTAAAATCTGGTTACTGCTCGCCAAGGCAGAAATAATTTTAAAAATTAAAGTTGCTTCTATAATCAAACATTACTTAGTAGTAGTTGATTTATCAGTTAAATAGTTTATATATACAATGGGAGTATAATCAGCAGATAATGACAGTTGCCTCCATTCCGCTAGCTTATTATGTAGTATTATGGAGTTGATTTCAGATAGATGTTTTATCACTGTTTTTCTTTCCAAAATAAACCACAACACAATAACTTTAATTTTCTTTTCTTCTCCATCAATTTCAATTTTAGACTCCTTCTGCTGAAGTATTTTTATTGTCGTTATAGCTTGATCGATAACGTAATTTAATTTTTGTGCAGTCCCTTTCTTAACAAAAAACAAACCACCATCTTTATAGAGATCCATTTTTTCTACACGATATTTTTTATTAATACCTGTTAGTTGAGTATCACAGTTTATATAACCATTCTTCTCCTCTCGATCCTTGTTAAATTTTTCTTCGGGAATGCTTCTAGGTATATTAAACTCTTCATCATAGTTTATTTCAATTTTATCTACTTCATTTTTTAAGTAATCTACATATGATTGATTGAATTGATGCCAAATACCCTCAATTAAACAATGTTTATTCTCGTCATCTATAAAGTCTAAATAGTACTTCAATGGTTTAGTATAACGTGGACTATCTTCTTTATTTGCAACAATCTTTAGATCATCTAAATCTTTTGGTGATTTTATTTCATCACTTGTGAAAAATGAAAAT contains these protein-coding regions:
- a CDS encoding DUF6119 family protein, with translation MIYIKGKSSKKYRLVQFSTAEIFSFFTSDEIKSPKDLDDLKIVANKEDSPRYTKPLKYYLDFIDDENKHCLIEGIWHQFNQSYVDYLKNEVDKIEINYDEEFNIPRSIPEEKFNKDREEKNGYINCDTQLTGINKKYRVEKMDLYKDGGLFFVKKGTAQKLNYVIDQAITTIKILQQKESKIEIDGEEKKIKVIVLWFILERKTVIKHLSEINSIILHNKLAEWRQLSLSADYTPIVYINYLTDKSTTTK